One segment of Pyrococcus sp. ST04 DNA contains the following:
- a CDS encoding NAD+ synthase codes for MRRLDYSKAIDRIVSFIRENAEDGVVIGISGGVDSATTAYLAVRALGKKKVLGLIMPYYENNDVEDAKLVAESLGINYKIISIKPVVDEFERAIGEEIDKKTLGNIMARTRMVLLYAHANSLGRLVLGTSNRSEFLTGYFTKWGDGASDYAPLINLYKTEVWEIARILGVPERIVAKKPTAGLWEGQTDEDELGITYKLLDEILWRLVDLKMPKDKIAEELNVPLERVEYVERLIKNSEHKRRLPIGPSFEDLIQEP; via the coding sequence ATGAGGAGGCTAGATTATAGCAAGGCCATTGATAGAATAGTCTCCTTCATAAGAGAAAACGCAGAGGATGGAGTTGTCATAGGAATAAGTGGGGGAGTAGACAGTGCAACCACAGCATATCTAGCGGTAAGGGCATTAGGAAAAAAGAAAGTTTTAGGCCTAATCATGCCGTACTATGAAAACAATGATGTCGAAGATGCCAAGCTTGTTGCAGAATCCCTGGGAATTAACTACAAAATTATCAGTATAAAACCAGTAGTTGACGAGTTCGAGAGAGCAATAGGAGAAGAAATCGACAAAAAGACCTTGGGAAACATAATGGCTAGGACAAGGATGGTTCTACTTTATGCCCACGCAAATTCTCTAGGAAGACTAGTCCTTGGAACCAGCAACAGGAGTGAGTTCTTAACGGGATATTTCACAAAGTGGGGAGATGGGGCCAGTGATTATGCACCTTTAATAAATCTTTACAAAACTGAAGTCTGGGAAATTGCAAGGATTTTAGGAGTACCAGAGAGAATAGTAGCCAAGAAGCCTACTGCAGGACTATGGGAAGGACAGACTGATGAAGATGAGCTGGGAATCACATATAAATTGCTTGATGAAATATTATGGAGGCTTGTTGATCTGAAAATGCCAAAGGACAAGATAGCTGAGGAGCTAAATGTTCCTCTCGAGAGGGTAGAATACGTTGAGAGGCTTATAAAAAATAGCGAACATAAAAGAAGATTGCCAATAGGACCAAGTTTCGAAGACCTTATACAAGAGCCTTAA
- a CDS encoding lipopolysaccharide assembly protein LapB has translation MEIEEIKKAIESENIEKVREILPKIIDSATDEELKEILEMVEELAKKTNNIDLYKNVVYYYAEFFGIDKITEFEELAKKAGFEGLLQLADLYALLGFPEKALEVYRDLTKEIEDPEKLGEVYYGMATVHEELQEYEKALELMKKAIEEFRKANNKEKMLQAEIYEAYLTFEAGDKVMAKEKLARLLPETPSGELKAQIHLAFEEIFEDEENYEAAIQECLYAMLEAKGSDFFEVAFDGLIDVIWQLMLEDEFEEIYNNMPMFKAAFPELGDFFEGVRRIALYKDGKIGREEVSEIILKVKDERLVSLLEFLGEAEL, from the coding sequence ATGGAAATTGAAGAAATTAAAAAGGCAATAGAAAGCGAAAACATAGAAAAGGTCAGAGAAATTCTACCAAAGATTATAGACTCCGCAACGGATGAAGAGCTGAAGGAAATACTTGAAATGGTTGAAGAACTGGCCAAGAAAACCAATAATATTGACCTTTACAAAAATGTTGTCTATTACTATGCAGAATTCTTTGGAATCGACAAAATTACCGAATTTGAGGAGCTAGCTAAGAAGGCTGGATTCGAAGGCTTACTGCAACTAGCCGATCTATATGCTCTGCTAGGATTCCCAGAAAAAGCCCTTGAGGTCTATAGAGACCTTACTAAGGAGATAGAAGATCCAGAAAAGCTAGGAGAAGTATATTATGGGATGGCAACAGTTCATGAGGAACTTCAGGAGTATGAAAAAGCATTAGAGCTTATGAAAAAAGCAATAGAAGAGTTTAGAAAGGCAAATAACAAAGAAAAAATGCTCCAAGCTGAAATCTATGAGGCATATCTCACTTTTGAAGCCGGCGATAAGGTCATGGCGAAGGAGAAGCTTGCAAGACTCCTTCCAGAGACGCCTAGTGGTGAGTTAAAAGCCCAAATACACCTTGCATTCGAAGAGATATTCGAAGATGAGGAAAATTATGAAGCAGCAATCCAAGAATGCCTATACGCGATGCTTGAGGCTAAGGGATCAGATTTCTTTGAGGTAGCATTTGATGGGTTAATAGACGTGATATGGCAACTAATGCTTGAAGACGAGTTTGAGGAGATATACAATAATATGCCAATGTTTAAAGCCGCATTTCCGGAGCTAGGAGACTTCTTTGAAGGGGTGAGAAGGATAGCCTTATACAAAGATGGGAAAATAGGGAGAGAAGAAGTCAGCGAGATAATACTCAAAGTTAAAGACGAGAGATTAGTTTCCCTCTTAGAGTTCCTAGGGGAGGCAGAACTATGA
- a CDS encoding molybdenum cofactor biosynthesis protein MoaE — MDEKIGLFKKPADFDLEKAIDLVSSEETGGIVVFLGKVRNENMGKRVKKLIYEAYEEMALAEMERIRKEALEKFPIKDALIWHRVGELEIGENTILVVVSAKHRREAFDACVWIVDEVKKRVPIWKREVTEEGEFWIEGDRHIPVK, encoded by the coding sequence ATGGATGAAAAGATTGGCCTCTTTAAAAAGCCAGCGGATTTCGATTTGGAGAAGGCAATTGACTTAGTCTCCTCTGAAGAAACTGGGGGCATAGTGGTATTCTTGGGAAAGGTGAGAAACGAAAATATGGGAAAACGAGTTAAAAAACTCATATATGAAGCTTATGAAGAAATGGCATTGGCCGAAATGGAAAGAATAAGAAAGGAGGCCCTGGAAAAGTTTCCAATAAAAGATGCTTTAATATGGCATAGAGTGGGTGAGCTTGAAATTGGGGAGAACACGATTCTCGTGGTTGTGTCGGCCAAGCATAGGAGAGAGGCCTTTGATGCTTGTGTCTGGATTGTTGACGAGGTTAAGAAGAGGGTTCCGATATGGAAGAGGGAGGTAACTGAGGAGGGAGAGTTCTGGATTGAGGGTGATAGACATATTCCAGTTAAGTGA
- a CDS encoding radical SAM protein, translating to MEKAKTISHEVPVSGARITTISKPPWVAIPHTGKLERIILLIGSGKGVFSDSSYIPRSIGCIGNNKITLYRERIPLEKFMKIIDEFAEIAKGGEVYITNYDSIEEAVRLAKYAASKDLKTYLIALFEDVQRIPKDRKFKVVCEIFFKELDSLNTINDHDIDVLLVIATYEQYRELVEKELDFAGEIWIDLLYPGSLRGLTFNPIEVRKVTNPTATQYNNCMAGLVAITPDGFAVPCPLLRKFVVGDITKESLRKILKKQRLKKFWKLTKDYIEGCNKCSLRYICHDCRALEYQATGDIFSMEFCLL from the coding sequence GTGGAGAAAGCGAAAACAATAAGTCATGAAGTGCCCGTTAGTGGTGCGAGAATAACCACTATTTCAAAACCCCCTTGGGTAGCAATTCCGCATACTGGAAAACTTGAGAGAATAATCCTCTTAATAGGTTCTGGAAAGGGTGTCTTCTCGGACTCATCTTATATTCCAAGGAGCATTGGTTGTATTGGTAACAATAAGATAACACTGTATAGGGAGAGAATTCCATTGGAGAAGTTCATGAAAATAATCGATGAGTTTGCAGAGATAGCAAAGGGAGGAGAAGTTTACATAACTAACTATGATAGCATTGAGGAAGCAGTTAGACTCGCCAAATATGCAGCTTCCAAGGATCTTAAAACATATTTAATTGCCCTATTTGAGGATGTTCAAAGGATACCTAAGGATAGGAAGTTTAAAGTTGTTTGTGAGATATTCTTTAAAGAACTGGACTCATTGAACACTATAAACGACCATGACATTGACGTGCTTTTAGTTATCGCAACATATGAGCAGTATCGTGAGTTAGTAGAAAAGGAATTAGATTTTGCTGGAGAAATTTGGATAGACCTCCTATATCCTGGTTCTCTTAGAGGTCTTACCTTTAATCCAATAGAAGTAAGGAAAGTCACAAATCCCACAGCAACCCAGTATAATAACTGTATGGCTGGTTTAGTTGCTATAACACCCGATGGATTTGCTGTTCCTTGTCCTCTACTCAGAAAGTTTGTTGTTGGTGATATAACTAAGGAAAGTTTGAGAAAAATACTGAAAAAACAGAGACTAAAGAAATTCTGGAAACTTACCAAAGACTATATAGAGGGCTGTAATAAGTGTTCTTTGAGATATATTTGCCATGACTGTAGGGCTTTGGAATATCAAGCTACGGGGGACATATTTAGCATGGAGTTTTGCCTGTTGTAG
- a CDS encoding ATPase domain-containing protein, with protein sequence MSYQPIRRVKSGIPGFDELIEGGFPEGTTVLLTGGTGTGKTTFAAQFIYKGAEEYGEPGVFVTLEERAKDLRREMAAFGWDFEKYEKEGMIAIVDGVSATAGLPSEERFVLEDRFNIDNFLRYIYRVVKAINAKRLVIDSIPSIALRLEEERQIREVLLKLNTILLEMGVTTILTTEAPDPQHGKISRYGIEEFIARGVIVLDLQERNIELKRYILIRKMRETRHSMKKYPFEIGPNGVVVYPSGEIY encoded by the coding sequence ATGAGTTATCAACCAATTAGGAGAGTTAAAAGTGGTATTCCTGGATTTGATGAATTAATTGAGGGAGGGTTTCCAGAGGGTACTACTGTTCTTCTTACAGGTGGCACTGGAACGGGTAAAACTACATTTGCTGCTCAGTTCATATACAAAGGGGCCGAGGAATACGGCGAGCCTGGAGTTTTTGTAACTCTAGAAGAGAGAGCTAAAGACTTAAGAAGAGAAATGGCCGCTTTTGGCTGGGATTTTGAGAAGTACGAAAAGGAGGGCATGATAGCGATTGTTGATGGTGTTAGTGCGACTGCAGGTCTTCCAAGTGAAGAGAGGTTCGTTTTGGAGGACAGATTTAACATCGATAACTTCCTTAGGTATATCTACCGCGTTGTGAAGGCTATAAACGCGAAGAGGCTTGTTATAGATTCCATACCATCGATAGCTCTCAGACTAGAGGAGGAAAGGCAAATAAGAGAGGTTTTGCTCAAATTAAACACTATCCTTCTCGAAATGGGTGTGACTACTATACTTACGACTGAAGCTCCAGACCCCCAGCATGGTAAAATAAGCAGGTATGGAATTGAGGAATTTATTGCAAGAGGTGTTATAGTCCTAGACCTCCAAGAGAGAAACATCGAGTTGAAGAGATATATCTTGATTAGGAAAATGCGTGAGACGAGGCATTCAATGAAGAAGTATCCATTCGAAATTGGTCCAAATGGAGTTGTCGTATATCCAAGCGGAGAAATCTACTAG
- a CDS encoding RAD55 family ATPase: MSENGEERIEKTVERIPTGILDDLISGGVPRGSVILLIGDPKAGKSTFLTQFAYNQLRNGTPVIGVLIDVSKYEFISNALDFGWEFMPFLDEKIILLDAYSQRLRKAPKFSFDETVIADLSDTTRLLDAIKDTTLKILSTTHADKIVGFISSMTPVFFETSRKEIYKFLEELREFAHRNRQVWILEMNSGIEEPYVEMMVKAIVDGIIELRLMEEGKTLKRYLRIYGMRRTAHKLDWIEYNITPEGIKLLL, encoded by the coding sequence ATGTCGGAGAATGGAGAGGAAAGAATAGAAAAGACAGTTGAGAGGATCCCCACTGGAATTTTAGATGACTTGATCAGTGGAGGTGTACCAAGGGGAAGTGTAATTCTACTTATTGGAGATCCAAAGGCGGGTAAAAGTACGTTTTTGACTCAATTTGCATATAACCAGTTGAGGAATGGAACCCCCGTCATTGGGGTTCTAATAGACGTTTCAAAGTATGAATTCATTAGTAATGCTTTGGACTTTGGTTGGGAGTTTATGCCCTTCCTAGATGAGAAGATAATTCTTCTTGATGCTTATAGCCAGAGACTTAGAAAGGCTCCAAAGTTCTCCTTTGATGAAACAGTAATAGCAGATTTAAGTGACACTACTAGATTGCTTGATGCTATTAAAGATACAACACTCAAGATACTTTCGACAACTCACGCTGACAAGATAGTTGGTTTTATCTCTTCAATGACACCTGTTTTCTTTGAGACATCTAGAAAAGAGATCTACAAATTCTTGGAGGAACTTAGAGAATTTGCCCACAGAAACAGGCAGGTTTGGATACTTGAGATGAACTCGGGAATTGAAGAACCCTACGTAGAAATGATGGTTAAGGCAATCGTAGATGGTATAATCGAATTGAGGCTTATGGAAGAAGGAAAGACACTAAAGAGATATCTCAGGATTTATGGGATGAGAAGAACTGCTCATAAGCTTGATTGGATCGAGTATAACATAACTCCTGAGGGTATTAAATTACTCCTATAA
- a CDS encoding tripartite tricarboxylate transporter permease, giving the protein MRELFLQLIQGISFGTLTGLTPGLHVNSLSRLALPVPVLFIMGLVHTFLDSIPSALFGVPDGDDTVPSLLPSHRMVLQGRFGELVRLSVTASTLAVILAILAYPLYARVAPLYRFEIGVIFIVFLSLFLILSQRNKIGATVIFLLSGFLGYIAFGMPLRDPFYPLFTGLFALPLLVEAYLNPPKEVKVSDGELTVGFKRLLKFSALGTFFGALASLLPTLTAGQASLLGSKFTRDDRDYLTIIYSTNTAAYAFSLANLALTGKTRNGVMVAIGEVSVNELPFLYSLGLSAAMLVIVFAPRLAILMGKVAFKWYRQSILSIMVFLFVLGFVYNGLPGIFLMLSATFLGFLAPRWNVFRVTYMGVLMLPVLVESII; this is encoded by the coding sequence TTGCGTGAACTCTTCCTGCAACTAATTCAGGGAATATCTTTTGGAACGCTAACGGGATTAACCCCTGGCCTTCATGTTAATTCGCTAAGCAGGCTAGCTCTTCCAGTTCCTGTGCTTTTCATCATGGGACTTGTTCACACTTTCCTTGATTCAATACCTTCTGCACTTTTTGGTGTTCCGGATGGAGATGATACTGTGCCATCTCTGTTGCCCTCTCATAGAATGGTTCTTCAAGGTAGATTTGGGGAATTAGTGAGACTTTCGGTAACAGCGAGTACCCTTGCCGTAATTTTGGCAATCCTTGCATATCCACTATACGCTCGTGTTGCTCCTCTGTATAGGTTTGAAATTGGCGTAATATTCATAGTGTTTTTATCACTTTTCCTTATCCTATCTCAGCGAAACAAGATTGGCGCAACGGTGATATTCTTATTATCTGGATTTTTGGGATACATAGCTTTCGGCATGCCCCTCAGGGATCCATTTTATCCCCTCTTTACAGGGCTTTTTGCTCTTCCCCTACTCGTTGAGGCATACTTAAATCCACCAAAGGAAGTTAAAGTTAGTGACGGTGAGCTCACAGTTGGATTTAAAAGATTGTTAAAGTTTTCCGCCCTTGGGACGTTTTTTGGAGCATTAGCCTCTTTGTTGCCAACACTGACGGCTGGTCAGGCATCTCTTCTTGGCTCAAAGTTTACTAGAGATGATAGAGACTACTTAACGATAATTTACTCAACAAACACGGCAGCCTATGCTTTCTCCCTTGCAAATCTTGCCTTAACGGGTAAAACGAGAAACGGAGTCATGGTAGCAATAGGAGAAGTTTCTGTAAACGAGCTACCCTTCTTATATTCACTCGGCCTTTCGGCGGCAATGTTGGTCATAGTCTTTGCTCCCAGACTGGCAATTCTTATGGGAAAGGTTGCCTTCAAGTGGTACAGACAGAGCATTCTGTCCATAATGGTGTTTCTGTTCGTTTTGGGCTTCGTTTACAATGGTCTTCCTGGGATATTCCTAATGCTATCAGCAACATTTCTTGGATTTCTCGCCCCACGATGGAATGTCTTCAGGGTAACTTATATGGGAGTCTTAATGTTGCCAGTCCTCGTAGAGAGCATTATTTAA
- a CDS encoding membrane protein codes for MDVYEPIMGAFPVAKRLWKKIVDVKGIPDPEEVSSLLEDIGLKKLYAGEGLAIFRNKFVIALLIPQKNMIVIDFISASGDLSDALELIAYYDKEIECYVVEILPANELEYEENLGIEPVIIDAKTFELKSYPVLGEFTQGKKTIYLHIDEETYKLWKESGKLNVCPVCGGELRWRGKKAVCVECGIEVIVHEEHQA; via the coding sequence ATGGATGTGTATGAGCCAATTATGGGTGCGTTTCCAGTTGCAAAAAGATTGTGGAAGAAAATAGTGGATGTTAAGGGAATTCCGGATCCTGAAGAAGTTTCAAGTCTCCTTGAAGATATTGGGCTTAAGAAGCTTTATGCTGGAGAAGGGTTGGCAATATTCAGAAACAAGTTCGTTATAGCCCTCCTAATACCCCAGAAGAACATGATTGTCATTGACTTTATTTCTGCTAGTGGCGATTTAAGCGATGCACTGGAGCTAATAGCTTACTACGACAAAGAAATTGAGTGTTACGTTGTTGAAATTTTACCGGCAAATGAACTTGAATATGAAGAAAATCTGGGCATTGAACCGGTTATAATAGATGCAAAAACATTTGAGTTGAAGAGTTATCCCGTTCTTGGTGAATTTACCCAAGGAAAGAAGACTATATACCTCCATATCGATGAAGAAACATATAAGCTGTGGAAAGAGAGTGGTAAACTCAACGTATGTCCAGTCTGCGGTGGAGAATTGAGGTGGAGAGGAAAGAAGGCGGTTTGTGTTGAGTGCGGAATTGAGGTGATAGTACATGAGGAACATCAAGCTTAA
- a CDS encoding aldolase, with translation MRNIKLKLVYYSKLAHKKGLTGSFGGNISVRMGKYVFIKATGGIMEELTPEQIATITINGDVISPIRPSSEYRLHIGVYRNRHDVNAVVHLHPPYAITLSMFEKEAPMLTPEAELYLRKVPVLPFRPAGSVELAEQVSEAIKNYDAVILERHGIVTVGRSLREAFYKAELVEEISRLWYQRFIVEREG, from the coding sequence ATGAGGAACATCAAGCTTAAGCTCGTTTATTACTCGAAACTTGCCCATAAGAAGGGGCTTACTGGATCATTTGGAGGAAACATAAGCGTTAGGATGGGAAAGTACGTGTTCATAAAGGCGACCGGCGGGATTATGGAGGAACTCACTCCCGAGCAAATTGCAACTATCACAATTAATGGAGACGTTATCTCTCCAATAAGGCCATCATCAGAGTATAGATTGCACATTGGGGTTTACAGGAATAGGCATGACGTAAATGCCGTTGTCCACCTTCACCCTCCATATGCTATTACTCTCTCAATGTTTGAAAAGGAGGCCCCTATGTTAACTCCAGAAGCTGAGCTCTATCTCAGGAAAGTTCCTGTTCTCCCTTTTAGACCTGCTGGGAGTGTTGAACTTGCTGAACAGGTTTCTGAGGCCATAAAAAATTATGATGCAGTCATACTGGAGAGGCATGGAATTGTGACGGTTGGAAGGAGCCTTAGGGAAGCCTTTTACAAAGCGGAGTTAGTTGAGGAGATTTCAAGACTATGGTACCAAAGATTTATAGTAGAGAGGGAAGGTTAA
- the priS gene encoding DNA primase catalytic subunit PriS encodes MLLREVTPEERSEFYKKEWSSRDIPRFIVDTLEMREFGFDHTGEGPSDRKNQYHDIRDLEDYIRATSPYAVYSSVALYERPAEMEGWIGAEVVFDIDAKDLPLKRCDHEPGTVCPICLNDAKELAKDTLIILKEELGFNDVHVIYSGRGFHIRVLDEWALKLDSKARERILAFVSASEIEDIKEFRKLLLEKRGWFVLHHSYPRVFRMRFGYFILRVKFFHLRNMGIRKNIAEKIISSKEEIYEGFVRKAILASFPEGVGVETLAKLFALSTRFSKSYFDGRVTVDIKRILRLPSTLHSKVGLIAKYIGTTERDVIKFNPFRHAVPEFRRKEVKEAYKRWWEEFEARGL; translated from the coding sequence ATGCTTCTGAGAGAAGTAACACCAGAGGAAAGAAGTGAATTCTATAAAAAAGAATGGAGCTCAAGAGACATACCAAGATTCATAGTGGACACTCTCGAAATGAGAGAATTCGGATTCGATCATACTGGAGAGGGACCAAGCGACAGGAAAAACCAGTACCATGACATAAGGGATCTAGAAGATTACATCAGGGCAACAAGCCCATATGCAGTATATTCAAGCGTTGCCCTCTATGAAAGACCCGCAGAAATGGAGGGATGGATTGGAGCAGAGGTTGTGTTTGACATAGATGCAAAGGACTTGCCCCTAAAAAGATGCGACCATGAACCCGGAACAGTCTGTCCAATATGTCTCAACGACGCGAAGGAGTTAGCAAAGGACACCCTCATAATTTTAAAAGAAGAACTTGGATTCAATGACGTTCACGTTATTTATTCGGGCAGAGGATTTCACATAAGAGTATTAGACGAATGGGCATTAAAGCTTGACTCTAAGGCTAGGGAGAGAATACTCGCCTTTGTTTCAGCCAGCGAAATTGAAGACATTAAAGAGTTCAGAAAACTGCTATTGGAGAAGAGAGGATGGTTTGTTTTACATCATTCATACCCCAGGGTTTTTAGAATGAGGTTTGGATACTTCATTCTGAGAGTGAAGTTCTTCCATCTCCGAAATATGGGGATAAGGAAGAATATTGCAGAGAAAATAATTAGCTCCAAAGAGGAGATATATGAAGGATTCGTCAGAAAGGCAATCTTAGCATCTTTTCCTGAGGGGGTAGGGGTTGAAACACTTGCAAAACTCTTTGCACTCTCTACAAGGTTTTCAAAGTCGTATTTCGACGGAAGAGTTACGGTTGATATAAAGAGGATCCTAAGGCTACCCTCCACACTTCACTCAAAAGTAGGGCTTATAGCAAAATACATAGGAACAACTGAGAGAGACGTTATAAAATTTAATCCATTTAGACATGCAGTTCCAGAGTTCAGGCGAAAAGAAGTTAAAGAGGCATATAAAAGATGGTGGGAAGAGTTTGAGGCGAGGGGGCTATAG
- the priL gene encoding DNA primase large subunit PriL: protein MLDPFSETAKYLLKEFGSINEFMSTIPKIIEIDEAIERLKIVKNDSLIEKFLDIQDIRDLAQFYALLGALAYSPYGFELELVKKANLKIYEERIKRVGKVKPEEISVNVNIATEFPTDDMKVLERVYGKLPEYVIKLSDFLDLLPAEQLSKYYITHGLVYLRKEDLLNVWRLAFERNIERAISMLYEVRDELPEFYRELLGEIRRFAEEEFHSKISEVKGGVLKPELFPPCIKNALRGVPQGLRNYAITVLLTSFLSYARICPNPPRRNVRVKDCINDLKVITDEILPMIIEAANRCSPPLFEDQPNEIKNIWYHLGFGYTANPSLEDSGNSIWYFPPNCEKIKANAPQLCTPDKHCKYIRNPLTYYLRRLYLEGKKNASERSNTRGKK from the coding sequence ATGCTTGATCCATTTAGTGAAACCGCTAAATACCTACTAAAAGAATTCGGCTCAATTAATGAGTTCATGAGCACAATACCAAAGATAATTGAGATTGACGAGGCTATTGAAAGGCTTAAGATTGTAAAAAATGATAGCCTCATAGAGAAATTCTTGGATATCCAGGATATAAGAGATTTAGCCCAGTTCTACGCTCTTCTAGGAGCCCTAGCTTACTCTCCCTATGGATTTGAACTCGAATTAGTGAAAAAAGCTAACTTAAAGATTTATGAAGAGAGAATAAAGAGAGTGGGCAAGGTAAAACCAGAAGAGATAAGCGTGAACGTTAACATAGCTACGGAATTTCCAACAGATGACATGAAAGTTCTTGAGAGGGTATATGGCAAACTCCCCGAGTATGTTATCAAACTTTCAGACTTTTTAGATCTACTTCCGGCAGAACAACTCTCAAAATACTACATAACGCACGGACTTGTATATTTAAGGAAGGAAGACTTATTGAATGTTTGGAGACTGGCCTTTGAGAGAAACATTGAAAGGGCAATAAGCATGCTCTATGAAGTTAGAGATGAGTTGCCAGAATTCTATAGAGAACTACTGGGAGAGATAAGGAGATTTGCCGAAGAAGAATTCCACAGTAAAATTTCAGAAGTTAAAGGAGGAGTTCTAAAGCCAGAGCTATTCCCACCTTGTATAAAAAACGCCTTAAGAGGTGTTCCTCAAGGCTTGAGAAACTATGCAATAACTGTGTTACTCACAAGTTTTTTAAGCTATGCCAGGATATGCCCTAACCCCCCACGGAGAAATGTCAGGGTCAAAGACTGCATAAACGACCTTAAAGTAATTACCGATGAAATTCTTCCAATGATTATCGAAGCGGCGAATAGATGTTCTCCCCCTCTCTTCGAAGATCAACCTAACGAGATTAAGAATATCTGGTATCATTTGGGATTCGGTTACACTGCTAATCCATCGTTGGAGGACAGCGGGAATTCAATATGGTACTTCCCACCGAACTGTGAAAAAATAAAGGCCAATGCTCCCCAGCTCTGTACCCCAGATAAGCACTGCAAATACATTAGAAACCCATTAACGTATTATCTCAGGAGATTATACTTGGAGGGGAAGAAGAATGCTTCTGAGAGAAGTAACACCAGAGGAAAGAAGTGA
- a CDS encoding Clp1/GlmU family protein, translating into MEVNKAVFTQDVPQDRIDAIRKILDLKKPAKIMIIGDIDTGKTTLTVYLANELISNGLRVAIVDADIGQKGILPPATISLAFVDSKFSSLDELTPYVHYFVGSITPNQFFGEMVVGTSRLTEIGRKLADVVLIDTTGMIYGSGVELKRLKIENVKPDLILALEKEGELGPIIRGYEDITVKLEVSEKARLFSRNERRAIRKEKWRRYFENSQLRSFSLSEVNITGTSIFQGKPIGNTEKSLLERLFKWVILHGRKIGDKYFVVKADVTEGPRVVDKNVVRYFDFSKLGNLLVGLLDREGLCLGIGILKGINFSEGRVDILTPVKDENVHEIRFGRIRVREDGEELGLLDRDAL; encoded by the coding sequence ATGGAAGTTAATAAGGCTGTTTTCACACAAGATGTGCCCCAGGATAGGATTGATGCCATTAGAAAGATATTAGACTTAAAGAAACCTGCAAAAATAATGATAATAGGTGATATTGATACGGGAAAAACTACACTCACGGTCTATCTGGCGAATGAACTTATATCTAATGGCTTAAGAGTTGCCATAGTTGATGCGGACATTGGTCAGAAGGGGATTTTACCTCCGGCAACTATTAGCTTGGCCTTTGTTGATTCTAAATTTTCTTCCTTGGATGAGCTCACTCCTTATGTCCACTACTTCGTTGGAAGTATAACTCCAAATCAGTTCTTTGGTGAAATGGTTGTTGGAACTTCAAGGTTAACTGAAATCGGAAGGAAACTTGCGGATGTAGTCCTTATTGATACCACGGGAATGATATATGGGTCTGGTGTGGAGTTAAAGCGGCTTAAAATAGAGAATGTCAAGCCCGACTTAATACTTGCTCTTGAGAAGGAAGGAGAGCTTGGGCCGATAATAAGGGGATATGAGGATATAACCGTAAAGCTCGAGGTAAGTGAGAAAGCAAGACTATTTTCCAGAAATGAAAGGAGAGCTATAAGAAAGGAAAAATGGAGAAGATACTTTGAAAATTCCCAGCTAAGAAGTTTTAGCCTTTCAGAAGTTAACATAACCGGAACGTCGATATTCCAAGGTAAGCCAATTGGGAATACCGAAAAATCGCTTTTAGAAAGGTTGTTTAAGTGGGTTATACTACATGGGAGAAAGATTGGAGATAAGTACTTTGTAGTTAAGGCTGATGTCACTGAAGGCCCAAGGGTGGTAGATAAGAATGTTGTTAGGTACTTTGATTTTTCAAAGCTTGGGAACCTTCTCGTTGGTCTTCTGGATAGGGAAGGTTTGTGTCTGGGAATTGGAATACTTAAAGGGATAAATTTCAGTGAGGGAAGAGTTGATATCTTAACTCCAGTTAAGGATGAGAATGTGCATGAGATTAGGTTTGGTAGAATTAGGGTTAGGGAGGATGGAGAAGAGCTTGGACTACTTGACAGAGATGCTCTTTAG